The following coding sequences lie in one Gorilla gorilla gorilla isolate KB3781 chromosome 5, NHGRI_mGorGor1-v2.1_pri, whole genome shotgun sequence genomic window:
- the C5H6orf120 gene encoding LOW QUALITY PROTEIN: UPF0669 protein C6orf120 homolog (The sequence of the model RefSeq protein was modified relative to this genomic sequence to represent the inferred CDS: deleted 1 base in 1 codon): protein MYKVRPPAGSGGESEGATAALRLPLPLVGAALGGGVNPPPPPRGLTRVGRDSPSDRPGAWTRRGPAGGQRGQAPVLSASGVPSSTDPLAGPGAEPPAMAAPRGRAAPWTTALLLLLASQVLSPGSCAEEEEVPEEWVLLHVVQGQIGAGNYSYLRLNHEGKIVLRMRSLKGDADLYVSASSLHPSFDDYELQSATCGPDTVSIPAHFRRPVGIGVYGHPSHLESEFEMKVYYDGTVEQHPFGEAAYPADGADAGQKHARAPEDASQEEESVLWTILISILKLVLEILF, encoded by the exons ATGTATAAGGTGCGGCCCCCTGCGGGGAGTGGTGGTGAGTCCGAGGGTGCCACAGCGGCCCTGCGCCTGCCCCTGCCCTTAGTGGGCGCCGCGCTA GGGGGAGGGGTTAACCCACCCCCTCCTCCCCGGGGCCTCACGCGGGTGGGAAGGGACAGTCCCAGCGACAGACCAGGCGCCTGGACGCGCCGTGGCCCCGCGGGCGGACAGCGGGGACAGGCTCCGGTGCTGAGCGCCTCCGGTGTCCCCAGCAGCACTGACCCACTTGCAGGCCCCGGAGCTGAGCCGCCAGCCATGGCCGCTCCCCGCGGGAGGGCCGCGCCCTGGACGACGGCCCTGCTGCTGCTCCTAGCCTCGCAGGTCCTGTCTCCGGGAAGCTgcgcggaggaggaggaggtcccCGAGGAGTGGGTGCTCCTGCACGTCGTCCAGGGCCAGATAGGCGCCGGGAACTACAGCTACCTGCGGCTGAACCACGAGGGCAAGATAGTCCTCAGGATGCGCAGCCTCAAGGGTGATGCGGATCTGTACGTCTCCGCCAGCAGCCTGCACCCCAGCTTCGACGACTACGAGCTGCAATCGGCCACCTGCGGCCCGGACACCGTGTCCATCCCCGCGCACTTCCGGCGCCCAGTGGGCATCGGCGTCTACGGACACCCCTCCCACCTGGAGAGCGAGTTCGAGATGAAGGTGTACTACGACGGCACGGTCGAGCAGCACCCGTTCGGCGAGGCCGCCTACCCCGCCGACGGCGCAGATGCGGGCCAGAAGCACGCTCGTGCCCCGGAAGACGCCTCGCAAGAGGAGGAATCTGTTCTCTGGACGATATTAATTAGCATTTTGAAACTGGTACTTGAAATTCTCTTTTGA